The following coding sequences lie in one Microvirga sp. 17 mud 1-3 genomic window:
- a CDS encoding M20 family metallopeptidase, producing MKAEQTTPEGASLVLANMGKLLPDLEALYKDIHSHPELSMQEARTAGIAADRLKKAGYDVTTGVGKTGVVGLLRNGDGPTVMLRADMDALPIAENTGLPYASSVTTTDAEGKTVPVGHMCGHDMHVTWLVGAATLMSQVRDAWKGTLMAVFQPGEETAQGAQAMIDDGLLKRFPTPEVVLGQHVMVGPAGFVAGSSGPITSAADSLQIRLFGRGAHGSMPQASIDPVVMAASVVMRLQTIVSREVAATEAAVVTIGVLQAGTKENVIPDDALIKLNVRTFDDGVRKRVLKAIDRIVHAEAEASGAPRKPEIAPLDRYPLNVNDETASNRIAEAFRRYFSPERVKHTGPAPASEDFGCFGTAWQVPSVFWFVGGTDPAIYAKAKAEGKLNDLPVNHSPQFAPVLHPTLETGIEALVVGALAWLGPGGR from the coding sequence ATGAAGGCTGAACAAACCACTCCCGAGGGCGCATCGTTGGTGCTGGCCAACATGGGCAAGCTGCTGCCCGATCTGGAGGCGCTCTACAAGGACATCCATTCCCATCCCGAACTGTCGATGCAGGAAGCCCGCACGGCAGGCATCGCCGCCGACCGGCTCAAGAAAGCCGGCTATGACGTGACGACCGGCGTCGGCAAAACGGGTGTCGTGGGCCTGCTCCGCAACGGCGATGGGCCGACCGTGATGCTGCGGGCGGACATGGATGCGCTTCCGATCGCCGAGAATACAGGCCTTCCCTATGCGAGCAGCGTCACCACGACGGATGCAGAAGGGAAGACCGTGCCGGTCGGGCACATGTGCGGCCACGACATGCATGTCACCTGGCTGGTCGGCGCGGCGACCCTTATGTCGCAGGTGCGCGATGCCTGGAAGGGTACGCTGATGGCTGTCTTCCAGCCTGGGGAGGAAACCGCCCAAGGCGCGCAGGCGATGATCGACGATGGCCTGCTCAAGCGCTTCCCCACCCCGGAGGTCGTGCTTGGCCAGCACGTCATGGTCGGTCCCGCGGGTTTCGTGGCGGGGAGTTCCGGCCCCATCACGTCAGCGGCGGACAGTCTGCAGATCCGCCTGTTCGGCCGGGGTGCGCACGGATCGATGCCGCAGGCGAGCATCGATCCCGTCGTCATGGCTGCCTCCGTCGTCATGCGACTGCAGACCATCGTGTCCCGCGAGGTCGCCGCCACCGAGGCGGCCGTGGTGACGATCGGCGTTCTGCAGGCCGGAACGAAGGAGAACGTCATCCCCGACGACGCGCTTATCAAACTCAATGTACGGACCTTCGATGACGGGGTGCGCAAGCGTGTGCTCAAGGCGATCGATCGGATTGTCCATGCAGAGGCCGAAGCCTCGGGCGCACCGCGCAAGCCGGAAATCGCCCCGCTCGATCGCTACCCGCTGAATGTGAACGACGAAACGGCGAGCAATCGCATTGCAGAGGCATTCCGCCGCTATTTCTCGCCCGAGCGCGTGAAGCATACCGGCCCCGCGCCGGCCAGCGAGGATTTCGGCTGCTTCGGCACCGCGTGGCAGGTGCCGTCAGTGTTCTGGTTCGTCGGTGGTACGGATCCGGCGATCTACGCCAAGGCGAAGGCCGAGGGCAAACTGAATGATCTGCCGGTCAATCACAGCCCACAATTCGCGCCGGTCCTGCACCCAACCCTGGAAACGGGCATCGAGGCTCTGGTCGTCGGCGCCCTGGCCTGGCTTGGCCCTGGTGGACGCTGA
- a CDS encoding adenylate/guanylate cyclase domain-containing protein: MGQKDHRVERRLAAVFAADVAGYSRLMDQDEVDTLRTLTTGRDIMDRLIAEHGGRIANTAGDSILAEFPSAVNAVQCAMAVQEILAHANRDIPEERCIRFRIGVHVSDVMVRGGDLLGGGVNIAARLESLAEPGSVYISAATHAYVHRVLDLGFDDLGPMEIKNIAEPVHVYRVRNPGSSDPAKGKGGAVSLPIPSKPSIAVLPFTNMSGDPEQDYFADSMAEEVIAALSRFRSLFVIARNSTFTYKGKAVDVRQVSRELGVRYVLEGSVRRGGNRLRIIAQLIDATTGSHIWTDRYDGELSDIFDLQDRVTEAIIGAVEPSITLSEIERAKRKRPDNLDAYDCVMRAWPAVWSQDAETTAEALRLLERAIALDPSYALPKALAAWCHAQRVSYMRTPDPADDRAKAVKLAQEAASLDSDDPLVLTVLSAAYAMAGKFDLGLSAIERALILDPNSAWAWLRSGWANHYVGNSDRAIEHFQRSMRLNPLDPMHFNALVGIGGAHFGKGSYDEAARWVEQALREKPSATWVYRLLTTTYANAGRLEEARQTAAKLLEAYPDLTVTRAVEAAPGNPDILARYAQGLREAGLPE, from the coding sequence ATGGGACAAAAGGATCACAGGGTCGAGCGGCGTTTGGCGGCCGTCTTTGCGGCTGACGTGGCGGGCTATTCGCGTCTCATGGACCAGGACGAGGTCGACACCCTTCGCACCCTGACCACAGGTCGTGACATCATGGACCGGCTTATTGCCGAGCATGGAGGCCGGATCGCCAATACGGCCGGCGACAGCATCCTGGCCGAGTTCCCCAGCGCCGTGAATGCCGTGCAATGTGCCATGGCCGTGCAGGAGATCCTTGCACACGCGAACCGCGACATCCCCGAGGAGCGATGCATCCGGTTCCGGATCGGCGTTCATGTGAGCGACGTCATGGTCCGAGGCGGCGACTTGCTGGGCGGTGGGGTGAACATTGCGGCGCGCCTGGAGAGCCTCGCCGAGCCAGGAAGCGTGTACATCTCCGCGGCCACACACGCTTATGTGCACCGGGTCCTCGACCTCGGCTTTGATGATCTCGGGCCGATGGAGATCAAGAACATTGCCGAGCCGGTCCATGTCTACCGCGTTCGTAATCCTGGATCGTCCGACCCGGCAAAGGGAAAAGGCGGCGCCGTATCCCTGCCAATTCCGAGCAAGCCCTCCATCGCTGTGCTGCCGTTCACCAATATGAGCGGCGATCCGGAGCAGGACTACTTTGCCGACAGTATGGCCGAGGAGGTCATTGCAGCGCTCTCGCGGTTCCGCTCCCTGTTCGTCATCGCCCGCAACTCGACCTTCACGTACAAAGGCAAAGCCGTGGATGTCCGCCAGGTCAGCCGCGAGCTTGGCGTGCGCTATGTTCTGGAGGGCAGCGTACGCCGAGGGGGAAACCGGCTGCGCATCATCGCCCAATTGATCGATGCCACGACGGGCAGCCACATCTGGACCGACCGGTACGATGGCGAACTTTCCGACATTTTCGATCTTCAGGACCGTGTGACGGAGGCCATCATCGGCGCTGTCGAGCCTTCCATCACGCTGAGCGAGATCGAGCGCGCCAAGCGCAAGCGGCCGGACAACCTCGATGCCTATGATTGCGTGATGCGGGCGTGGCCGGCTGTCTGGTCACAGGATGCAGAGACCACGGCAGAGGCGCTGCGGCTCCTTGAGCGGGCCATTGCGCTCGACCCCTCCTATGCGCTTCCAAAGGCGCTCGCCGCATGGTGCCATGCGCAGCGTGTGAGCTACATGCGGACACCCGATCCCGCCGATGATCGGGCGAAGGCCGTCAAGCTGGCGCAGGAGGCGGCCTCCCTCGATAGCGACGACCCCCTGGTCCTGACGGTGCTGAGCGCCGCATACGCCATGGCCGGTAAGTTCGACCTCGGACTTTCCGCGATCGAGAGGGCTCTCATCCTGGATCCGAACTCCGCCTGGGCATGGCTTCGCAGCGGCTGGGCGAACCATTATGTCGGCAATTCCGACAGGGCTATCGAGCATTTCCAGCGATCCATGCGCCTCAACCCGCTCGACCCGATGCATTTCAATGCCCTGGTCGGGATCGGAGGTGCGCATTTTGGCAAGGGTTCTTATGACGAGGCCGCGCGCTGGGTCGAGCAGGCCCTTCGTGAGAAGCCGAGCGCCACGTGGGTCTATCGGCTCCTGACAACCACCTACGCCAATGCCGGGCGCTTGGAGGAGGCCAGGCAGACAGCGGCCAAGCTCCTTGAAGCGTATCCTGACCTGACGGTCACGAGGGCTGTCGAAGCCGCCCCGGGCAACCCGGATATCCTTGCCCGCTATGCTCAAGGCTTAAGAGAGGCGGGCCTGCCTGAATGA
- a CDS encoding FadR/GntR family transcriptional regulator yields the protein MQGRFPVGSILPGDAELMELFGVSRTALREALKTLAAKGLIESKTKVGTKVLDRNSWNMFDADILEWHLEMGVDARFLGWLFEIRQTLEPLACATAALRRTPEQLERMRRALQAMYGCESNRQGFTKADLAFHQAILEASGNPFLQSIGSVIGAALATSFTISSPVSSDERFREVMRQHQEVFDAIEQRQPSAASDAMATLILRAAERVQIKRAEGSLAEIQVHAFSEADRPR from the coding sequence ATGCAGGGGCGCTTCCCGGTCGGCAGCATCCTGCCGGGGGATGCCGAGCTGATGGAGCTCTTCGGCGTATCCCGAACGGCGCTCCGGGAGGCGTTGAAGACCCTGGCGGCGAAAGGGCTGATCGAATCCAAGACGAAGGTCGGCACCAAGGTTCTGGATCGCAACAGCTGGAACATGTTCGATGCCGACATCCTCGAGTGGCACCTGGAGATGGGCGTGGACGCCCGCTTCCTCGGATGGCTCTTCGAGATCAGGCAGACCCTCGAGCCGCTCGCCTGCGCCACGGCGGCCCTGCGGCGGACGCCGGAACAGCTCGAACGGATGCGCAGAGCCCTTCAGGCGATGTATGGCTGCGAAAGCAACCGACAGGGTTTCACAAAGGCCGATCTTGCCTTCCATCAGGCGATCCTTGAGGCGTCCGGCAATCCCTTCCTGCAATCGATCGGCTCCGTCATCGGAGCAGCCCTGGCCACATCCTTCACGATCAGCTCGCCTGTATCGAGCGACGAGCGCTTCCGTGAGGTCATGCGGCAGCATCAGGAAGTGTTCGACGCGATCGAGCAGCGCCAACCGTCCGCCGCGAGCGATGCCATGGCCACGCTGATCCTTCGGGCGGCAGAGCGGGTCCAGATCAAGCGCGCCGAGGGTTCCCTGGCCGAGATCCAGGTTCATGCCTTCTCGGAGGCAGATCGGCCTCGATAG
- the ytfT gene encoding galactofuranose ABC transporter, ATP-binding protein YtfT, giving the protein MRGAIQAAAPRTLPKGFPQLAALLIVFLINWLVFRDFFALRLQDGRLFGSLIDVLNRGAPVAILALGMTLVIATRGIDLSVGAVMAIAGAAAATMTAQGYPLPVALVAAVGVGLACGLWNGILVAVLEIQPFVATLILMVAGRGFAQLITEGQIITFVSEGFAAIGGGSFLMLPMPVGIALVMLLVTHLVVRYTALGLFIEAIGANVRSSAYAGIGTKAVTIAVYMWCSLCAAIAGLIVTADIRGADANNAGLWLELDAILAVVIGGTSLFGGRFSLGLSVIGALIIQAMNTGILLSGYPPEYNLIVKAIVVLAVLLAQSPVLTALRAIWRAKA; this is encoded by the coding sequence ATGAGAGGCGCAATCCAGGCTGCTGCTCCGCGCACCTTGCCCAAGGGGTTTCCGCAGCTCGCTGCGCTCCTGATCGTCTTTCTCATCAACTGGCTCGTCTTTCGCGACTTCTTTGCCCTGCGCCTTCAGGACGGGCGTCTCTTCGGCAGCCTCATCGATGTGCTGAACCGGGGGGCGCCGGTCGCCATTCTGGCCCTGGGCATGACCCTCGTCATCGCCACCCGCGGCATCGATCTGTCGGTCGGCGCGGTCATGGCGATTGCAGGGGCGGCGGCGGCCACCATGACGGCGCAGGGTTATCCGTTGCCGGTCGCACTCGTGGCAGCAGTCGGTGTCGGTTTGGCCTGCGGCCTGTGGAACGGCATCCTCGTCGCCGTTCTGGAAATTCAGCCTTTTGTGGCCACCCTGATCCTGATGGTGGCCGGCCGCGGCTTCGCGCAGCTGATCACGGAGGGACAGATCATCACCTTCGTGAGCGAGGGTTTTGCGGCCATCGGCGGAGGCTCCTTCCTGATGCTGCCGATGCCGGTAGGGATCGCCCTTGTGATGCTACTCGTCACGCATCTGGTGGTACGGTACACGGCGCTCGGTCTCTTCATCGAGGCGATCGGCGCCAATGTCCGCTCCAGCGCCTATGCGGGCATCGGCACCAAGGCCGTCACGATCGCGGTCTATATGTGGTGCAGTCTCTGCGCGGCCATTGCGGGGCTGATCGTGACGGCGGACATCCGCGGCGCCGATGCTAACAATGCCGGTCTCTGGCTCGAGCTCGATGCCATCCTCGCGGTGGTCATCGGCGGAACCTCTCTTTTTGGCGGGCGCTTCAGCCTCGGGCTCTCGGTCATCGGCGCCCTTATCATCCAGGCCATGAACACCGGGATCCTGCTGAGCGGCTACCCGCCTGAATACAATCTGATCGTGAAGGCGATCGTCGTTCTCGCGGTGCTTCTGGCGCAGTCGCCCGTCCTGACGGCCCTCCGCGCAATCTGGAGAGCCAAGGCATGA
- the chvE gene encoding multiple monosaccharide ABC transporter substrate-binding protein yields the protein MRTFATTLAAVAIGAFGVLGAAQAQDKGTVGVAMPTKSSARWIDDGNNMVKALKEKGYNVDLQYAEDDIPNQLSQIENMITKGSKVLVIAAIDGTTLSDALQQAADKGIKVIAYDRLIRNSKNVDYYATFDNFQVGVLQGGYIEKALGLKEGKGPFNIELFGGSPDDNNAYFFYNGAMSVLEPYIKSGKLKVQSGQMGMDKVSTLRWDGAVAQARMDNLLSAYYTDKRVDAVLSPYDGLSIGIISSLKGVGYGSAQQPMPVITGQDAEVPSIKSILAKEQTQTVFKDTRELAKVAAGMVDAVLSGKQPEVNDTKTYENGVKVVPSYLLKPVNVDASNWKEVLVDSGYYKADQFK from the coding sequence TTGAGGACTTTTGCAACCACATTAGCGGCTGTGGCCATCGGAGCTTTCGGCGTACTCGGAGCGGCCCAGGCGCAGGACAAGGGAACCGTTGGCGTGGCCATGCCCACGAAGTCGTCCGCACGCTGGATCGACGACGGCAACAACATGGTCAAAGCCCTTAAGGAGAAGGGCTACAACGTCGACCTGCAATATGCAGAAGACGACATTCCAAACCAGCTGTCGCAGATCGAAAACATGATCACCAAGGGGTCCAAGGTGCTCGTGATCGCGGCCATCGACGGAACGACCCTCTCCGATGCGCTGCAGCAGGCTGCCGACAAGGGCATCAAGGTCATCGCCTATGACCGGCTGATCCGCAACTCCAAGAATGTCGACTACTATGCCACCTTCGACAATTTCCAGGTCGGCGTGCTGCAGGGTGGCTATATCGAGAAGGCGCTCGGCCTGAAGGAGGGAAAGGGCCCGTTCAACATCGAGCTGTTCGGCGGATCGCCTGACGACAACAACGCCTACTTCTTCTACAATGGCGCGATGTCCGTGCTCGAGCCCTACATCAAGAGCGGCAAGCTCAAGGTTCAGAGCGGCCAGATGGGAATGGACAAGGTCTCGACCTTGCGCTGGGACGGCGCAGTTGCCCAGGCCCGCATGGATAACCTGCTGTCGGCCTATTACACCGACAAGCGTGTCGATGCGGTGCTCTCCCCCTATGACGGCCTCAGCATCGGCATCATCTCTTCCCTAAAGGGTGTCGGGTACGGCTCGGCTCAGCAGCCCATGCCGGTCATCACCGGCCAAGATGCCGAAGTCCCATCCATCAAGTCGATCCTCGCCAAGGAGCAGACGCAGACCGTGTTCAAGGACACGCGGGAACTCGCCAAGGTTGCGGCCGGCATGGTCGATGCCGTGCTCTCGGGCAAGCAGCCTGAGGTGAACGACACCAAGACCTATGAGAACGGCGTGAAGGTGGTTCCGTCCTATCTTCTGAAGCCCGTGAATGTCGACGCTTCGAACTGGAAGGAAGTCCTGGTCGACAGCGGTTATTACAAGGCAGACCAATTCAAGTAA
- the mmsA gene encoding multiple monosaccharide ABC transporter ATP-binding protein codes for MNAILEMRGITKSFPGVKALDNVNITVKAGEIHALVGENGAGKSTLMKVLSGVYPYGSYSGEIHYEGRERRFSGISDSEALGIIIIHQELALVPLLSIAENIFLGNEPATYGVIDWSLAFAKTKELLKVVGLDESPETLVTNLGVGKQQLVEIAKALSKKVKLLILDEPTASLNERDSDALLRLLLQFKAQGISSILISHKLNEISKVADAITVLRDGSTVETLDCRAETVSEDRIIRGMVGRTMEDRYPKREPKIGETIFQVENWCAYHPLHSNIQVVKNVGLKIHRGEIVGIAGLMGAGRTEFAMSLFGRSYGQNISGRVTLHGKPIDVSTVEKAVANGIAYATEDRKTYGLILADDIRKNVTIANLEGVSTNLVIDDIRELSVANDYRAKMRIRSSSVFQEAVNLSGGNQQKVVLSKWLFSDPEILILDEPTRGIDVGAKYEIYTIINRLADAGKGVLMISSEMPELLGMCDRIYVMNEGSLVAEFASAEASQEKIMHAIVKTGRR; via the coding sequence ATGAACGCGATCCTTGAGATGCGGGGCATTACCAAGTCATTTCCGGGCGTGAAGGCGCTCGACAACGTCAACATCACCGTCAAGGCCGGCGAGATCCACGCGCTCGTCGGCGAGAACGGCGCCGGCAAGTCTACACTCATGAAGGTGCTGAGTGGGGTCTATCCGTACGGCTCTTATTCCGGAGAGATTCACTACGAGGGCCGGGAGAGGCGCTTCTCGGGAATCTCCGACAGCGAGGCGCTCGGCATCATCATCATTCACCAAGAGCTGGCCCTCGTGCCGCTCCTGTCGATCGCCGAGAATATCTTTCTCGGCAATGAGCCCGCGACGTACGGCGTCATCGACTGGTCCTTGGCCTTCGCCAAGACCAAGGAATTGCTCAAGGTCGTCGGGCTCGATGAATCGCCCGAGACGCTGGTCACCAATCTCGGCGTCGGCAAGCAGCAGCTCGTCGAAATCGCCAAGGCGCTCTCGAAGAAGGTGAAGCTTCTCATCCTCGACGAGCCGACAGCGAGCCTCAACGAACGGGACAGCGATGCGCTCTTGAGGCTCCTGCTCCAGTTCAAGGCACAGGGCATCTCGTCGATTCTGATCTCGCACAAGCTGAACGAGATCTCCAAGGTGGCCGACGCCATCACGGTCCTTCGGGACGGCAGCACGGTCGAGACCCTGGACTGCCGCGCGGAGACCGTAAGCGAGGACCGCATCATTCGCGGCATGGTCGGCCGCACCATGGAGGACCGGTACCCGAAACGGGAGCCGAAAATCGGCGAGACGATCTTCCAGGTCGAGAACTGGTGCGCCTACCATCCGCTCCACAGCAATATACAGGTCGTCAAGAATGTCGGCCTGAAGATCCACCGCGGCGAGATCGTCGGCATTGCCGGGCTGATGGGAGCGGGCCGGACCGAATTCGCCATGAGCCTGTTCGGCCGCAGCTACGGGCAGAATATCTCCGGTCGCGTAACGTTGCATGGGAAGCCGATCGATGTGAGCACGGTCGAAAAGGCCGTCGCCAATGGCATCGCCTATGCCACGGAGGACCGCAAGACCTACGGCCTCATTCTGGCCGACGACATTCGGAAGAACGTCACCATCGCCAATCTCGAGGGCGTTTCCACGAACCTCGTCATTGACGATATCCGAGAACTCTCTGTCGCTAACGACTACCGCGCCAAGATGCGGATCCGCAGTTCCAGCGTGTTCCAGGAGGCCGTGAACCTGTCGGGCGGCAACCAGCAGAAGGTCGTTTTGAGCAAGTGGCTGTTCTCCGACCCGGAGATCCTCATCCTGGACGAGCCCACCCGCGGCATCGACGTCGGAGCGAAATACGAGATCTATACGATCATCAACAGGCTGGCCGATGCCGGCAAGGGCGTTCTGATGATATCCTCGGAGATGCCGGAGCTCCTCGGCATGTGCGATCGGATCTATGTGATGAACGAGGGCTCTCTGGTTGCCGAGTTCGCCAGTGCCGAGGCGTCGCAGGAGAAAATCATGCATGCAATCGTCAAGACCGGGAGACGCTGA
- the mmsB gene encoding multiple monosaccharide ABC transporter permease → MEFIKAHFRDYGMLLSLLAIMLFFQVVTNGTLLRPLNLTNLVLQNSYIVIMALGMLLVIVAGHIDLSVGSIVGFVGGLAAMMMVRWGFDPVTTTIACLIVGGLIGAAQGYWVAYFKVPSFIVTLAGMLVFKGLTLALLGGMSVGPFPVAFQRLSSGFIPDIFGGLGFNYTALFLGAASVAAMIYFSVRTRANQLKHAVETAPFGLFLFKNGLLAILVIAFCTLMATYRGLPNVLVIMAVLVALYAFVTNRTTIGRRIYALGGNEKAAKLSGIKTERLTFLTFVNMGVLAGLAGLIFAARLNTATPKAGLGFELDVIAAVFIGGASATGGVGKVTGAVIGAFVMGVMNNGMSILGIGIDYQQVIKGLVLLAAVSLDVYNRKK, encoded by the coding sequence ATGGAGTTCATCAAGGCCCATTTCCGTGACTATGGCATGCTGCTCTCACTCCTGGCCATCATGCTGTTCTTCCAGGTGGTGACCAACGGCACGTTGCTGCGGCCGCTCAATCTCACCAATCTGGTGCTGCAGAACAGCTATATCGTCATCATGGCGCTTGGCATGCTGCTCGTCATCGTGGCCGGGCACATCGACCTTTCGGTCGGATCCATCGTCGGCTTCGTCGGAGGCCTTGCGGCCATGATGATGGTCCGCTGGGGCTTCGATCCAGTCACGACCACCATCGCGTGCCTTATCGTGGGCGGCCTCATCGGCGCGGCACAGGGCTATTGGGTGGCTTACTTCAAGGTGCCATCCTTCATCGTCACGCTCGCCGGCATGCTCGTCTTCAAGGGGCTGACCCTCGCGCTCCTCGGCGGCATGTCCGTCGGTCCCTTTCCGGTGGCCTTCCAGCGCCTGAGCTCCGGCTTCATCCCCGACATCTTCGGCGGCCTGGGTTTCAACTACACGGCCCTGTTCCTGGGCGCCGCGAGCGTCGCGGCGATGATTTATTTCAGTGTCCGCACCCGTGCCAATCAGCTCAAACACGCCGTCGAGACCGCGCCCTTCGGGCTTTTTCTCTTCAAGAACGGCCTTCTGGCGATCCTTGTGATTGCGTTCTGCACCCTCATGGCGACCTATCGCGGATTGCCGAACGTGCTCGTCATCATGGCCGTGCTGGTCGCTCTCTACGCCTTCGTGACCAACCGCACCACCATCGGCCGGCGCATCTATGCGCTCGGCGGGAACGAGAAGGCCGCCAAGTTGTCGGGTATCAAGACCGAACGCCTGACCTTCCTCACTTTCGTCAATATGGGCGTCCTCGCAGGCCTTGCCGGATTGATCTTTGCCGCCCGCCTCAACACGGCCACGCCGAAGGCGGGTCTCGGCTTCGAGCTCGATGTGATCGCGGCAGTCTTCATTGGCGGCGCCTCGGCCACCGGCGGGGTCGGCAAGGTGACAGGGGCGGTCATCGGCGCCTTCGTGATGGGCGTAATGAACAACGGGATGTCGATCCTAGGCATCGGCATCGACTACCAGCAGGTCATCAAGGGGCTCGTGCTTCTCGCGGCCGTCTCCCTTGATGTCTACAACAGGAAGAAGTGA
- the yjfF gene encoding galactofuranose ABC transporter, permease protein YjfF produces MIRRHLPVLITLAVFIAGYLICLAQFPSFASTRVIGNLFTDNAFLGIVAVGMTFVILSGGIDLSVGSVIAFTGVFLAVAIERYGLNSYLAFALILILASLFGAGMGFLIHTFQIPAFIVTLAGMFLARGLCFVLTTDSIPINSPAYGQITDIAVALPGGGRLTFIAMVMLLIFAAGILLAHFTRFGANVYALGGNKTSAELMGVPVGKTTIRIYMLSSFLAALAGIVFSFYTSAGYSLAATGVELDAIAAVVIGGTLLTGGYGTILGTFVGVLIQGLIQTYITFDGTLSSWWTKIAIGALLFAFIVLQRGLAAASLRTR; encoded by the coding sequence ATGATCCGGCGCCACCTCCCCGTGCTCATCACCCTGGCGGTATTCATCGCCGGTTATCTGATCTGCCTCGCCCAGTTCCCGAGCTTCGCGTCCACCCGCGTGATCGGCAATCTTTTCACCGACAATGCCTTCCTGGGAATCGTTGCGGTGGGCATGACCTTCGTGATCCTGTCGGGCGGAATCGACCTGTCGGTAGGGTCCGTGATCGCCTTCACGGGCGTGTTCCTGGCCGTCGCCATCGAGCGGTATGGGCTCAATTCCTATCTGGCTTTCGCCCTCATCCTGATCCTCGCATCCCTGTTCGGGGCCGGGATGGGCTTCCTGATCCATACCTTCCAGATCCCGGCCTTCATCGTGACGCTCGCCGGCATGTTTCTGGCGCGGGGTCTATGCTTCGTGCTCACGACGGACTCGATCCCCATCAATTCGCCCGCCTATGGACAGATCACGGACATCGCCGTTGCCCTGCCGGGCGGGGGACGGCTGACCTTCATCGCCATGGTCATGCTCCTGATCTTCGCCGCGGGCATCCTCCTGGCTCATTTCACCCGGTTCGGCGCCAATGTGTATGCTCTTGGCGGCAACAAGACGTCGGCCGAGCTGATGGGTGTGCCGGTCGGGAAGACGACGATCCGGATCTATATGCTCTCTAGCTTCCTGGCCGCCCTGGCGGGCATCGTCTTTTCCTTCTATACCTCTGCCGGCTATTCCCTGGCTGCCACCGGCGTCGAGCTTGACGCAATCGCTGCTGTCGTCATCGGCGGGACCTTGCTGACGGGAGGCTATGGAACAATTCTCGGCACGTTTGTCGGTGTGCTGATCCAGGGGTTGATCCAGACATATATCACCTTCGACGGGACCCTGAGTTCCTGGTGGACGAAGATTGCCATCGGCGCCCTGCTGTTCGCGTTCATCGTCCTTCAGCGGGGGCTGGCGGCGGCATCGCTTCGAACGCGATAG
- a CDS encoding trimeric intracellular cation channel family protein, with the protein MITIDVFVRILDLAGTFVFAISGAVAAVNRRLDVFGILVLSFVAGNFGGITRDVLIGAVPPAALTDGYYLLVSVLAGLITFFWYAGVDRLRSPVLLFDAVGLSLFAVTGAQKAIGLGLNPVMAALLGMLTGIGGGMMRDILLAEIPQVLRSDLYAVAALAGASVVVMGDRLGFPYGVSAPAGAALCFGLRFMAIKHGWHLPVARLSAQKRAESDASDDEKSS; encoded by the coding sequence ATGATCACCATTGACGTCTTCGTACGCATTCTCGACCTTGCCGGCACCTTCGTCTTTGCGATCAGCGGAGCGGTCGCGGCGGTCAATCGTCGCCTCGATGTTTTCGGCATCCTGGTCCTGTCCTTCGTTGCAGGGAACTTCGGCGGGATCACCCGCGACGTGCTGATTGGCGCAGTGCCGCCGGCAGCCCTCACGGACGGGTACTATCTCCTGGTGTCGGTTCTCGCCGGGTTGATCACCTTTTTCTGGTACGCGGGCGTCGACAGGTTGCGCAGCCCTGTTCTGCTGTTCGATGCGGTCGGCCTGTCGCTCTTTGCGGTCACGGGCGCTCAGAAGGCTATCGGACTTGGGCTGAACCCCGTCATGGCTGCCCTTCTCGGCATGCTGACCGGGATCGGCGGCGGGATGATGCGCGATATTCTTCTTGCCGAGATTCCACAGGTGCTGCGTTCGGATCTTTACGCCGTTGCGGCCCTCGCCGGCGCGTCCGTGGTTGTCATGGGAGACAGGCTCGGATTCCCCTATGGCGTCTCGGCTCCGGCTGGAGCGGCTCTGTGTTTCGGTCTCCGCTTCATGGCCATCAAGCATGGCTGGCACCTGCCGGTCGCCCGTCTTTCTGCCCAGAAGCGCGCCGAATCCGACGCTTCGGATGACGAGAAGAGCTCCTGA